GACCCAGTACGCCGAGCTGTGCGGCGACGAGAAGGAAGCGGTCAGCCGGATAACCGCCTGAGAATGGACTGAACACGATGAAAAGAGCTGTGGCCGGCCTGCTTGCCGCTGTCTCGGTCCTGCTGTGCGGGGGGCTCTACGCCGCTTTCCCCAAGGAGCAGCTCCGCGACAAACGGGTTATGAACATCATCGTCATCCTCGACTGCTCGGCCAGCATGAACAAGATCATCGGCCCGGTGCGCAAGACCGACATCGCGCGCAAGGTGGTCGAGACGATCCTGGAGGGTATGTACCAGGACAGCCACGACGCCGGCTCGATGAAATCGGGCCTGCGGGTGTTCGGCTCCAAGTTCTTCAAGTGGAAGCAGAACTGCGACGACACCTCGCTGGAGGTGGCGCTGGACGACATCGAGAAGACCCGCCCGCCGATCAACGATAAAATCTCCACAATCGTCGCCAAGGGGCAGAGTTCGCTGTCTCTGACCATCGACGCGCTGAAAGGTGATTTCCCGGAGGAGAACGACAAGGCCAATTTTATCGTGGTGGTGTCGGACGGTGACGAGTCGTGCGGCGGCAGCCCCTGTGACGCGGTCCGGCAACTGATCGCCGACAGCCGGGGGGTTTCGGTCAACACGATCGGCGTGGAAACCGACCAGGCCGGCCTGGACAACCTGAACTGCATGGCCCAGGCGGGCAACGGACGGTATTTCGACAGCAAGGATGTCCAGGAGTTCGTCAATTTCCTCAAGGACGCCAACCGGACGATCCAGAGCAACCGCCGCAGCCTGGCCCTTAACGAGGCCAAGAACGACACCAGCACGATACGCATGCGGGACGTGACCGAGTCGATGACGCTCTACAAAGTGGAGGCGGCCACCCCGCTGTACCCCGACCGGGACGAGCGTTTCGCCGCCCTGGACACCCTGCACCCGGAGGACCGCCTTTTCCTGATCTCCAGCCGCGGGCTGTGGAAAGAGATTTTCGTCCCGGACAAGAAGCTTCAGGGCTGGGTCCTGGCCATGACCGGCGGCTCGCAGTCCTCGGTGACAGTTTCGGACGCCAAGACACCGCTCTACACCGAAAAAAGCCCCTCCAGCGAGGTGCTGACCTATCTGGACGCCGGCGAGCAGCTCACCGTGCTCAAGCAGGAGGGCACCTGGTACCAGGTGTTCAGCCAGAAACTCAACCTGCGCGGCTGGGTGATCGCTTTCAACGTGGCGGAAAACCGCTGAGCCGCGTGCTTCTGATTCCCGCCTCAAGCCTGCAGGAGAGACACCACCATGGCCGGAGTACTCAAAAAACACCTCAAGGGTGAGACGATCATCGCCGAGGGCACCGAGGGCAAGGCGGTGTTCATCATCCGCAGCGGCCAGGTGGAGGTTTCGAAGCAGACCCCCGGCGGCGCGGTCCGCCTGGCCACCCTGGGGCCGGGGGAGGTGTTCGGCGAAATGAGCATGGTGGACGACCGGTTCTCCAAACGCACAGCCACGGTGCGGGCGGTCGAGGACTGCGAGATAATAGTCTTGGACAAGAAAGGCTTCGAGCACTACCTCCGCCAGTCCTCCACCGGGATTTTCAACCTGATCAAAAACCTGGCCCAGCGCCTGCGCGAGACCAACGACATAATCGCCCGGGCCGGGATCGACGTACACAACCTGCCCCGCTCGCGGCAGGCCATGCCGGTGGATGAGAACAGCCCGAAGAACATCACCCTGGACCAGCTCAAGGAATCGGTGGAGGCGGCGGTGGACCTCAACCTGATCCCCAAAAAGTTCAAGGCCGGACAGGTCCTGGTGCGCGAGGGCGCCGAGGCTTTGAGCGTGTTCATGCTCAAGAGCGGCACGGTGACTGTGACGAAAAGGCTGGGCGAGCGGGAGGTCGAGCTGGACCGCCTCTGCGCCAACGAGGTGTTCGGCGAGTCCGCGATGTTCGGCGAGGGGCGGCGCACCGCAACGGTGACCGCGGATGAGGCGGGCGAGTTGGTGGTGTTCGGCCGCAACGACATGGAAAACATGCTGCGCAAGGCCCCGCTGGAGTTGTTCCTGGTGCTGGAGTGCCTGAACCAGAAAATGCAGCGCAGCACCCTGCGTTATTTGGATAGCCTGCGCGAGATCGAGCGCCTCAAAGCCGAGCTCGCCGCCGCCCGCGGGCAGTAGACGGCGTCGCAGTCCCTCCCGCCGGACACCGCCGGCTGAGCCCCCGAGTCGCTCAGCCACCCCGAAGTCGAACCCGAATAAATCCGGATGAGCCACACCGCGGCAGAGTTGCGATACAGAAAATGCAAGGGCGGGTTTGAAACCCGCCCCTACGTCGAATCAAGAAGGCCAACCCTGCAATAGATTGCGGGACATTCTCCGATCAACCCGGCAAGGACATCCCTTGACTGTCAAGCCCGAAAGACTGCGCCCCGGAGATACGGTGGGCCTGGTCACCCCGGCCAGCCCGCTTTTAGACCTGCGCGACATCGACCACGCCCGCCGGGCGCTCGAGGAACTGGGATTCAGGGTGAAACTTGGCAAGTACCTGCGTCGCCGCCACGGTTTCCTGGCCGGCACGGACGCCGAGCGCGCCGAGGACCTGAACGCCATGTTCGCCGACCCGGACGTGCGGGGGATTTTCGCCACGCGTGGCGGCTACGGCAGCGCGCGGGTGCTGCCGCTTCTGGACTGGAACACGATTGCCGCCAACCCCAAGGTCCTGGTGGGCCACAGCGACCTGACCGCCCTCTTGACCGCAGTGCACCAGCGCACCGGGCTGGTCACGTTCTGGGGCCCGCTGGCCGGCTACGACCTGGGCCGTCACGCCTCGGCGTTCAAGGCGCGCTGGCTGGTGCGCGTTCTCTGCCAGAACGCGCCCACGCTGCGCCTGCCCCGCGGGCTGGACAGCGGACGGCCGCGCCGCTGGAGCTGTCTGTCCGGGGATTCCCCGGTCTCGGCCCCGCTGACCGGCGGCAATCTGAGCCTCCTGGCCAGCCTGACCGGCACGCCCTGGGAGGTGCAGACCGCCGGGCGGCTGCTGTTCGTGGAGGACGTGGACGAGGAGCCCTACCGCATGGACCGCCTTCTGGGCCAGCTCGAAATGTCGGGAAAGCTGGGGCAGGCCGCGGGGATCGTGGTGGGGCGCTGTGTGGGCTGCGAGGGCACGGGACGGATGAAACGCACGTTCAGCCTGCGGCAGGTTCTGGAGAATCGGCTGGCCGGGCTGGGCGCGCCGGTGGTCTACGGCGCCCCGATCGGGCACGAGCCGGACAAGATCACCCTGCCGCTGGGGGTGAGAGCCTGCCTGGACCCCTCCGGCACGAGCCTGACCCTGCTGGAGAGCGCGGTGCTTTGAGCGGTGGGCCTCAGGCCTTCTTGATGGAACAGACAGAGCATCTAATTTGGAAAACAGCAGGGGCGGGTTTAAAACCCGCCCCTGCGCGTTTCTGAGACAGATCCAGACTGTAGGGGCGACCGGCCGGTCGCCCCCACGATAAGTTCATCGCGGAGAATTATATACCGGGGCTGGGGCACGGTGCACCGTGCCCTGCGAAAGACGGGGGCGCGATCTACATGTACTGTTCGCGACCCCCGATGGCTTCCGGTTCATTCACCGAAACGACAGAAGACAGACTGTTGCAGTAAAATGTTTTCTATCCGAGTTTCAGACGAAGTTCTTGATCTTTTCCTTGATATTCTCGTAGGCGAACGGCTTGAGCAGGTAGTCGTTTGCCCCCAGTCGGGTGGCCTGCTTGAGCAGGACACTCGAATTGACATCGCTCATCACGATCACCGGGGTCTGCACTGTGTTCTCGGTCTCGCGCAGGACTTTGAGCGCATCCAGGCCGTTCATCACCGGCATGCGCAAGTCCAGCAGCACCAGGTCGGGGGTCTGTTTCTCGGCGTAGGCCAGAGCCGCCCGCCCGTTGAGCGCGGCGCTGGCCCGGAACCCATCCCCCTTGAGCCTGCGGCAGAGGTCCTGGCAGAAACGCAGGTCGTCATCCGCCACCAGGATATGCACCCCCTCCTCCCGCCGCTGTATCTTGCCGCGCGCCCGTTTCAGGTGCTCCAGCACTCTGTCGTCCTTGTCAGACTCCACTATCTTGAGCAACTGCTTGAGCTGTGGCTCGTTGTGCCCGATCTCTCCGATCACCCAGACCCCGGTGCAGCGGGTCTCGGGGTCGCCGTCCAGCATGAGGTCGCGTAACGGGTCCTCCACCTCGCGGTGGCCGAATTTCCAGATGGCCTTGATCGCGTTGCCTCGCACCCGGTTGTCCTTGTCGTACTTGTATTTCATCAGGATACCGAGCACGTTGCGGTTGCCCGAGGACTCCAGCGACTCGATCACGTTGGCCCGCACCCGGGCGTTGGGGTCGTTGAGCAGCTTCATCAGCAGGCTGGTCTCGTTCTGCTTGAGCATGTCCGCGATCAGCTTGACCGCCGTGGCCCGCACGTGGTCGTCCGAGTCTTGGATGATGTCGGCCAGGGTGCGGGCGGTGAAATCCTTATCCTCGCGGATCAGGATGTCCAGCACTTTCTGCGAGGTCTTCGGGTTGCCCAGCTCCAGGTCCTTGATATAGGCGTAGCTGCTGTCCACGGCCACCACGAATTCCACCAGCTTCTTTTTCTGCTGGATTCCGAGCTGCGGCTTCTCCTCGTCCTCGCGCAGGGTGCGCAGGATTGTCTTGACCACCGCGTTGCGGGCCAGTTTGCGTATGAACTCGCTGTTGTACTGTGACAGCGGAAGGATGTGCTTGAGGCTGTCGAGACTGCCCAGGAAAGCCAGGTCCTTGAGGATTTTTATTTTGGCCGAGTCAGGCAGTTTCTTCAACTGTGCGGCCTGGAGCTGGAGACGCTTTTCCGGGTCGGTCTCGGAAGCAGGGTCGATCTTCTCATCGGCCGGCTGGCCGGGCTCGGCCGGAGCCTCCTCCTGAGCGGCGGCCAGGGCCTCTTCGGTCGTGTCCGCCGGGGACGTGGCCGGACTGTCCTCCCCGGTGGCGCTGAACTCCTTATCCATCTCGTCCAGGTGTGTACGGATCTCCTTGAAAATCTCACGCGCCCGGCGTTCCAGATGGGGCTTGCGCAGGAACGACAGCTCGATGAAAAAGTAGAGGACCTGAACGAGGCGCTTGATGTTGTCGCTGTAGGTCTGGACTACGGAGTTCTGGTAGTCGACGCTGTTTTTCTGGCGGTATTCCTCGATGCTCTTCTGGGCGAGGTTGATCTGCTCCTCCAGCATCCCGGGGTTGCCCAGGCGCAGCACCAGGATGTTCAGGTCCCCCTCGGGCAGGCAGCCGGGCGGGGGCGGCGTGCTTTCATCCGCTTTCAGGGCGGCCAGCTTGTCGCGCAACGTGGCGAACAGGTCGGCCTGCGCTTTCTGCTCCTGGCTGAGACGCTGGCCGGGGATTTCCTTTATCTCGAGCAGAGCCACCAGCTTTTCCACGGTCTTGCAGTCCAGCTCCTGCAGCCAGAGCTTGCGGTTCTGGCGGGCCTCCTTGGCCCCGGCGTTCATGTAGAGCACCCGCTTGAACACCAGGGCCTGGCGCAAGGCCTCCAGCTCGAACTCGTAGTACTTGCGGAACTTTTCCAGCAGGCCCTTGATCAGGTTCTGTGAGCCGCTGGCCGCATAGACCTCGTCCAGCACGCGGCGCACCCCGGTCAGGGGGTCATGGTCCGCGCTGATCTCCACCAGCAGGCGGGCCAGGCGCTCCAGTTTCTTGCAGATCAGGAC
The sequence above is drawn from the bacterium genome and encodes:
- a CDS encoding cyclic nucleotide-binding domain-containing protein, which produces MAGVLKKHLKGETIIAEGTEGKAVFIIRSGQVEVSKQTPGGAVRLATLGPGEVFGEMSMVDDRFSKRTATVRAVEDCEIIVLDKKGFEHYLRQSSTGIFNLIKNLAQRLRETNDIIARAGIDVHNLPRSRQAMPVDENSPKNITLDQLKESVEAAVDLNLIPKKFKAGQVLVREGAEALSVFMLKSGTVTVTKRLGEREVELDRLCANEVFGESAMFGEGRRTATVTADEAGELVVFGRNDMENMLRKAPLELFLVLECLNQKMQRSTLRYLDSLREIERLKAELAAARGQ
- a CDS encoding LD-carboxypeptidase; protein product: MTVKPERLRPGDTVGLVTPASPLLDLRDIDHARRALEELGFRVKLGKYLRRRHGFLAGTDAERAEDLNAMFADPDVRGIFATRGGYGSARVLPLLDWNTIAANPKVLVGHSDLTALLTAVHQRTGLVTFWGPLAGYDLGRHASAFKARWLVRVLCQNAPTLRLPRGLDSGRPRRWSCLSGDSPVSAPLTGGNLSLLASLTGTPWEVQTAGRLLFVEDVDEEPYRMDRLLGQLEMSGKLGQAAGIVVGRCVGCEGTGRMKRTFSLRQVLENRLAGLGAPVVYGAPIGHEPDKITLPLGVRACLDPSGTSLTLLESAVL
- a CDS encoding VWA domain-containing protein, producing the protein MKRAVAGLLAAVSVLLCGGLYAAFPKEQLRDKRVMNIIVILDCSASMNKIIGPVRKTDIARKVVETILEGMYQDSHDAGSMKSGLRVFGSKFFKWKQNCDDTSLEVALDDIEKTRPPINDKISTIVAKGQSSLSLTIDALKGDFPEENDKANFIVVVSDGDESCGGSPCDAVRQLIADSRGVSVNTIGVETDQAGLDNLNCMAQAGNGRYFDSKDVQEFVNFLKDANRTIQSNRRSLALNEAKNDTSTIRMRDVTESMTLYKVEAATPLYPDRDERFAALDTLHPEDRLFLISSRGLWKEIFVPDKKLQGWVLAMTGGSQSSVTVSDAKTPLYTEKSPSSEVLTYLDAGEQLTVLKQEGTWYQVFSQKLNLRGWVIAFNVAENR
- a CDS encoding response regulator — its product is MDFGLRVNPGVEARKFLESRIEALRASEVQQGLPRLNEDTGLIFLGRYDKLKQDSRFAQTFLSKRVNLRMEETTLGDSLMGAFAVLDSVFRERISENSDPAVRSQVLEEYFRTKLDALEKIFAGDISEFYHCFITIFLRYTYQYDLIQGDKLEEVKKRFEDFLAEEDTLLRFFFYLDEFNRLNIQRVTIDQTKKSSLSPRLDDEIHHIEPSRSLTTQVLICKKLERLARLLVEISADHDPLTGVRRVLDEVYAASGSQNLIKGLLEKFRKYYEFELEALRQALVFKRVLYMNAGAKEARQNRKLWLQELDCKTVEKLVALLEIKEIPGQRLSQEQKAQADLFATLRDKLAALKADESTPPPPGCLPEGDLNILVLRLGNPGMLEEQINLAQKSIEEYRQKNSVDYQNSVVQTYSDNIKRLVQVLYFFIELSFLRKPHLERRAREIFKEIRTHLDEMDKEFSATGEDSPATSPADTTEEALAAAQEEAPAEPGQPADEKIDPASETDPEKRLQLQAAQLKKLPDSAKIKILKDLAFLGSLDSLKHILPLSQYNSEFIRKLARNAVVKTILRTLREDEEKPQLGIQQKKKLVEFVVAVDSSYAYIKDLELGNPKTSQKVLDILIREDKDFTARTLADIIQDSDDHVRATAVKLIADMLKQNETSLLMKLLNDPNARVRANVIESLESSGNRNVLGILMKYKYDKDNRVRGNAIKAIWKFGHREVEDPLRDLMLDGDPETRCTGVWVIGEIGHNEPQLKQLLKIVESDKDDRVLEHLKRARGKIQRREEGVHILVADDDLRFCQDLCRRLKGDGFRASAALNGRAALAYAEKQTPDLVLLDLRMPVMNGLDALKVLRETENTVQTPVIVMSDVNSSVLLKQATRLGANDYLLKPFAYENIKEKIKNFV